AGGATAGATTCCTGCCCTGCCAAAAAAACAGGGCAACAAAAGCAAAATAAAGCACACCACCGCAACAGCACCCAAGAGAGAACTACCGCCTAATTCTTGAAGTAATTTAGTTGGCGAAGGGCAAATCCATGGTAAGTCCGTGTCAAGTCCAAGCAAATGTTTAACTCCTTAAAAATCGTAAAGAGATGGGAAAAATTAATCAAGGTATTCTCGGTGGCGTATCAGGCCAAGTAGGGAATGTAATCGGTGGAACTTGGAAGGGCATCGATTACCTGCGCATCAAACCTTCCAGTGTAGCGAATCCAAGAACGGAAGGTCAGGTTGACCAGCGTTCGAAATTCTCAACTGTCCTAAGGTTCTTGCAACCAATGACAGACTTTCTGAGAGTCGGTTTCAAGTTGTATGCAAACCGTATGACCCAATTCAATGCGGCTATGTCTTACAACCTGAACAATGCAGTTACCGGAGCTTATCCAAACTTCATGATTGACTATGCAAGTGCATTGGTTACTCGTGGTAACTTGACAGGTGCGGCCAACGGTGCAGCTACTTCTCCAAGTGCTGGAAACGTAGAAGCAACCTGGACAGACAATTCAGGAAGCGGAAGTGCTCAGGCAACAGACAAAGCTCTGATTGTTCTTTTGAACACTACCAGAGGGGAAGCAGTGTTCACCACTGCGGGACCAGCAAGGTCTGCCGGATCAGCGGCCATTCCAGTGCCTTCTGAGTACTCAGGAGAAGACGTTGAAGTCTTCTTAGGGTTTGTATCAGAAGACGGAACTAAAGTCGCCAACAGCGTTTATTTAGGCTCTGTAACAGTTGCGTAAAGCGATTGGTGTTTTCCTTGAAAACCGCTTCCTTTGTGGAGCGGTTTTTTTATGCCCGCACACTTCGTTTTTCCTTTATTATCGCTTAGTTTGACATTCCTAAGCGTTTTTTGTTGCTAATGCGTTTCTACTCTTTTAGCAACATACTGAAATACAGCAAGTTAAAAGCAATTAAAATATTTTGTATCGGGAAGTAATCAAAACCCCATAAATCCCCAACAAAATACCATAAGCCTCATCCCCTTCCTCCACCCTACATTTGCTTCGTAAATAGAAATCACATGCAAAGTCTAAAATTCAAAAGCAATATAAAGTGCAATGGTTGCATCGCTAAGGTGGGTCCTGAATTGGATGCCTTGGAAGGAGTGAAAAACTGGTCGGTGGATCTTGAGGATCCCAATCGTATTGTAAGCCTTGATATTGAGGATATCGATGTACAGACCATCAAAGAGCGGGTTGCCAAGGTGGGCTATAGCCTTGAAGAGATCTAATCAAAAAAGCTAATAAGGTGATTCTGTGCGCTATATAAGCATGGGGCACCTTATTTTTATAAATTTGTAAAACATGCGAGCCGCGCTTTCCATATTTCTGGCTGCACTCACCTTAGTTTCCAATGTGAGTCTGTCTCTCAACACCCACTATTGTGGCGGCATTGAGATGGAAACCGCTTTTAACTTTGGGCCGGAGACGCCCCATTGTGGCATGGCTCAAATGCTGAAGGATTGCGAGCAAGAACCCCAAAACAAGCAGGGTTATAATTCGAAGCCCTGCTGCGAAAATCAACATCAAAGTCTCCAACTCGATCAACAAAATGAAGTTTAAAAAGTGCAACAAGATTGGAGCCCCAACCATTTGGTAGCTTGCTTGTATGTATTTTTTAAACCTCTTTTTTCAAATATTGATTTAGAGTCCGAATTGGCCTATTATGCGCCTCCTCTCCCTCGACTAGAAGTCAATACCTTTTTTCAAGTATTCCGCATTTAGAAGCTTTCAACTGAATTTCTGTAGTAGAACTACAGTGGATTGGTCGTACTGACCAATGGACTATCTCTTGTATCCATTAAATCAGTTGAAAATGCTTAATTCTATCATTAAATATTTCCTCAATACTAAGCTGCTTAGCTATATCCTATTGTCAGCCCTAGTGTTTTGGGGAATCTCAATCGCTCCCTTTAACTGGGAGCTCGGAGCCCTGCCTTCCGACCCGGTGCCGGTAGATGCTATTCCGGATATCGGTGAAAACCAACAAATCGTTTTTAGCAAATGGCCTGGACGCTCGCCTCAGGATATTGAGGATCAAATTACCTATCCCCTAAGCACCTATTTATTAGGCATCCCAGGTGTTAAGTCCGTGCGGAGCTCCTCCATCTTTGGCTTTTCTAATAT
The Croceimicrobium hydrocarbonivorans genome window above contains:
- a CDS encoding heavy-metal-associated domain-containing protein → MQSLKFKSNIKCNGCIAKVGPELDALEGVKNWSVDLEDPNRIVSLDIEDIDVQTIKERVAKVGYSLEEI
- a CDS encoding HYC_CC_PP family protein is translated as MRAALSIFLAALTLVSNVSLSLNTHYCGGIEMETAFNFGPETPHCGMAQMLKDCEQEPQNKQGYNSKPCCENQHQSLQLDQQNEV
- a CDS encoding DUF6266 family protein, with translation MGKINQGILGGVSGQVGNVIGGTWKGIDYLRIKPSSVANPRTEGQVDQRSKFSTVLRFLQPMTDFLRVGFKLYANRMTQFNAAMSYNLNNAVTGAYPNFMIDYASALVTRGNLTGAANGAATSPSAGNVEATWTDNSGSGSAQATDKALIVLLNTTRGEAVFTTAGPARSAGSAAIPVPSEYSGEDVEVFLGFVSEDGTKVANSVYLGSVTVA